From Cyanobacteria bacterium QS_8_64_29:
GCCTTTGGCGGTCAGGGCAACAAAGCGGCGCACATGTACCGCCTCGAGGTAACCAACCTAGTGGGGGCCAAGCCCCAACCGCTGCAGGTTCGCCGCAGCACGCAGGCCTATCTGGTGCCGTACGAGCAACTGACGCCGCGCATGCAGCAACTCCAGCGCCGAGGCGGCAAGATCCTGAGCGTCCGACCTGCTTGAGTCCCCCCTGCAAGGAGGCCAACGGTTGCGGTGGCTGGCTTGCTGCCATCGCAACGGGCCGAGCGAGAATCGAGACGGATGCGAGTGAGGGCACGTTCTATGTACAACCAGAACGCATTCGGCACTGCCAGGCTCAACAATGCCGGCAACCGCACGTACCGAATTGAGGTTACGGGCATGCGGCAGAATGCCGAAACCGACCGGCTGGGCTATTCCATCCGCCAAAGCGGCAGATGGAGCCTGATCGTTCCCTACAACCGCCTCAGCGATCAGATGCAGCGCATTGCCCGCATGGGCGGCCAGATCGTTAGCGTGCGGCCGGCCAATGTAGGGGCCTAAGCGCCAAGCCGGGCCATGGTCGAGCAGGCGCCCTTGACGGCCGAGCGCGCGATCGCCAACCTGCAGCAACAGGACGATCTGGGCTTGCGTTACTACGCAGCCTGGTGGTTGGGCCGGTGCCAGATCGCGCGACCGGCTGCTGTAAAGGCCCTGATTGCGGCGTTGGATGACGAGCTGGATCGCTCGCCCGATGGCGGTTATCCGCTGCGCCGCAACGCGGCCCGCGCGCTGGGCAAATTGGGGGACCGACAAGCCGTGCCCGCCCTAATTGCTTGCCTGGACGCCTCAGATTACTACGTGCGCGAAGCCGCGGCGCAGTCGCTTGAGGCGCTGGGCGACGCGCGCTGCGTTCCGGCACTACTGCAGCTGTTGGAAGGCGGTTTGGAAGCGGCACAACCCGTCCCCGGCAAGCCCCACCTCGTCCAGCCCTACGAAGCGGTTCTGGAAGCGCTGGGAACGCTGCAGGCCGATGAAGCCATTCCCTACATCCGCCCGTTTCTGGATTGCTCGGTAGCCAAGGTGCAGTACGCGGCCGCGCGCGCGCTCTACCAGCTAACGGGGGAGGCGGACTACGGCGAGCGCCTAGTGAGCGCCCTGCAAGCCGACGCGCTGCCGCTGCGGCGCGCCGCCCTGATGGATTTGGGGGCGATTGGCTACCGACCGGCAGCCGAGGCGATCGCGCAAGCACCGGCCGAAAACAGCCTCAAGCTCGTTGCCCTCAAGGGCTTGCTGGAGCACCAGCTCGCCGCCCCAGCCCCGGAGGGCGACAGCCAGCAATTGATGGCGTTGATGGACTCGCTATTGTGAGCGTCGAGACCCCAGGCAAGGCAACAATGGGCGCCTCGCCGGTGCAAGAGCGCATCCAGGCCATCGAACGGGCCGATTCGCACCAGAGCCTGACCCAAGCGGTTTGGGCGCTGGCGGCCGATCCCGAGGAAGCTGCCATCCCCACCTTGATCGAGGTGTTGGGCTACAACAATCCCGGCGCTGCCGTCGCAGCCGTGGAAGGCCTGGTGCGCTTGGGCGAGGCAGCCGTCCCCTCGCTATTGGCCCAGCTCGATGGTTACGACTACGGGGCCCGGGCTTGGGCCATTCGGGCGCTGGCACGCATCGGCGACCCGCGGGCGCTAGCCGTCTTGCTGGAGGCAGCCGGCAGCGATTTTGCCCTCAGCGTGCGCCGCGCGGCTGCAACAGGCTTGGGCCACTTGCACTGGAGCCAGCTAGCCGAGCGGGAGCGCGAGCGCGCTCAGCTGCGGGCGCTGGGCGTCTTGCTGGGGGTTGCCCAGGACCCCGAATGGGTGGTGCGCTATGCCGCGATCGCCGGACTGCAGGCCCTGGCGACGGCGCAGCCCCAACTGCGTCGCCAGGCCATCGCGCAGTGCGCCCGCCTCGAAGCCAGCGACAGCGATGCTGCCGTTCGCGCCCGGGCTGCCCTAGCGCGGGAACAGCTGCAACCGGGCAGCAAGTGATCGGGTGGCGCCTCAGCTGGGATCCCGGCCCGGCAAACCGGGCAGCACGCCCTCAAGCCAGCCGCGGCTGGCGTGGCGCTCGCGCACCAGCGCATCGAGCGAGCGCTGCATGGCGCGGCGGACCCGCTCGTAGCAGTCGGCGACGTAGCGGCGATCGTTGGCGGCGGCCCGCCCGTAGCGCGGGAAATAAATGGGCTCGCACCAGCGCAGGTGGATCCGCGCCGGTAGGGGGAAGTTGACAGCCGGGCCGCAGGCTACGCCCCAAGGCAAGCCCAGATAGATGGGAAAGACCCCATCCACGGCCGATTCAATGCCGGGGAAGTGCCAGCGCTCCAGCTGCTCGATGTACCCGCGACAGTCGGTGAGGACGGCGAGCGTCTCGTGCGCGCCCACCGAGATCGCCGGCACGATGGGGACCGCCTCCCGCAGGGCGAGCTTGATAAAGCCGGTGTGGCCGGCCAGCTCGATGCGGTGGCGCTGGCTGTAAGGCCTAAACACATCCTGCGCGCCGCCCGGATAGACCAAAACGGCGGCCTGCCGCCGCAGGGCCGCGATCGCGATTCGGGGCTCAGCCGGGATAGCCCCAAACTGGACTAGCTGCCGGGCAAGCTCGGGCGATTCGAAAGCGCGCGGATGCATGAGCCCGTAGGCCGGCCGCTGGGTGCCGTAGCGGTGGAACCACTCATAGGCCAGCATGTGCGTATCGGGGGCGGCCAGCCCCCCATTGTGCGAGCCGACCGCCAAAAACGCCCCCGTCGCGGGCAGGTGGTGCCAGCCATCGCTCGAGGCGCGAAAGTAATGGCGGTAGAACCACCGCCAGGCGGGCATCAGGGATTGGATCGTGCGCGGGTCCCGGCGCTCGAGCAGCTGCGCTTGCACGGCCACGCTACTGAGGCGATTGGGTAGAAGCGCCGGCTGGCGCGGGCTGCAACAGGCTCAACAGGTGCCCGTCGGGCGAGCGCATGGCGGCCACTTTTCCAAACGGCGGCTCGCGGATGCGCCCCTCCAGTTGCGCCCCTTGCTGCTCCAGTCCCGCCACGGCCGTCTGAATGTCGTCGACTTGAAAGCTCAGAATGGGCGAGCTCCCCACCCTGGGTTCATCGGCCGCGTGCAGCGCCAGGGTCGTGCCGTCGGCCTCGAGCTCGGCCCAATTGGCGCTAGACTGTTTGACGGGCAAGCCCAGGCCGTCGCGGTAGAACGCCAGCGCTGCCGGCACGTCCGCGACCATGAGCATGACGTGCTTGAATCGGGTTGCCATGGCGTGGCTCGGTGCTCGGTTCGCCTCTCCGTTATAGCATCGCGCAGCCGCCCCTAGCCGGCCCGATTGCGCGCGTGCCGGGCAAGGCCAGCTCGCACATGCCATGCGCACCATTGCCGAGATCAACGACAAAATCGCGCGCCAGCAAGCCACCGTTTGGACGGTGGAAGCCCTCAAAGCCCGCGTTGAAGCCGTCGGGGTCAGCCAAACCTATCGGGAAGTCGATATCGCCACCACCGGGACGTTCGAGCCCATGGAGTCCTCGGGGGCGATGCTCAACTTGGGCCACACCAATCCGCCCATCAACATCCGGCAGTGCTGGCTCGATGGCATTCCGGCTTACGCCGGCTTGGGGGCGGTCGATCTCTATCTGGGCGCTGCCACCCCGGCCGATCAGGCCGGCGAAACCGGCGAGAGCGAAGGGCACCCGGAGCGCGGTGGCGGTCATGCCATTGCCGATCTGGTCGCCGGGCGGCAGGTGCAGCTGCGCGCGCTGGGCCAGGTGAGCGACTGCTACCCGCGCGCCTCTTTTGAGACGGCGCTAACCGCTGATCGCGTCAACCAGTTTCAGCTGTTCAACCCGCGCAATCTCTACCAAAACTCGCTGGTCGGGGTCAACGCGGGCGATCGCCCCCTCTATACCTACCTCGGCCCGCTGCAGCCGCACCTGGGCAATGCCGTCTATGCCAACCCCGGCGCCCTATCGCCGCTGTTCAACGATCCCCACCTGGAGCTCACCGGCATTGGCTCTCGGGTGCTGTTGGGGGGCGGCATCGGCTACGTGGTGGGGGAAGGCACCCAGCATTTTCCCCGGCAGCAGCGCTTGGCCAACGGGACGCCCATCGGGCCGGCGTCGACGCTGGCCCTAGCGGGCGATGCCAAGCAAATGAGTCCGCGCTTCGTGCGCGGTTGCTACTTCCAGAACTACGGCCCGTCCCTAATGTTGGGCATCGGCGTCCCCATCCCGCTGCTGCACGAAACCGCCGTCGAGCGCTGCGCCGTCGCCGACAAGGACATCGTGGCGCCTGTGGTGGATTTTTCCATTCCGCGCCGCATCCGACCCACCTTTGGCCTGGTCAGCTACGCGCAGCTCAAAAGCGGCCGCATTTCCCTAGAGGGCAAAACCGTTCGGGTGGCACCGCTAGCCAGCATCCCGCGATCACGCGAGATCGCCCAAACGCTCAAATCGCAAATCGAGGCCGGCCAATTCACCTTGACCGAGCCGGTAGCCCCCCTACCGCAACAGCGCTCGTTCAACCCGCAGGGCGGAACCCAAATGGCGCTCGAGTGACCGAAAAAACGCTAGCATGAGGGGCCCAAGGACGCGGTTGCGCCGTTATGAGCAGCTCATCCAAGCGCCGCATCTGGATTTACGCCACGCTGGCAGTCGTCGTACTGGCTTTTGTGGGCATCTCGGTCCTACCGCTCGTTGGGGGCGTGTTTTCCAACCAGCAGGCGCAGACGCGCAATGCCTCGGGCGGCAATTCGGCTTCCCCCGAGGAACTGGCCGCCCGCGCCCAAAACTACCAGCGCGTCCTAGAGCGGGAGCCCCAGAACGTCAATGCCTTGCAGGGCTTGGTGCAAGTGCGCCTGCAGCAAGGGAAACTCGAGCAGGCAGTCCCACTGATTGAGCGGCTGGCACAGGCCAATCCCGAGCAGACCCAATACCGCGTGTTGCTGGCCCAGGCCAAGCAACGAACGGGGGACATTGAGGGTGCCATTCAGGCTTACCGCCAAGCGGTGGAGGCCCAACCGGGCAATACCGAGGTTCTGCGCGGCTTGGTTGCCCTGCTACTCCAGCAAGACCGCGCCCCCGAGGCCATCGATCACCTCCAGCAAGCCTTGGACGCGGCACGAGCCCAAGGGGACGATGCCAACGTTGCCACGCTGCAGCTGCTTCTGGGCCAGGCCCGCGCGCAACAGCAACGCTACGAGCAAGCCGTCGCTGCCTACGATCGCGCGATCGCGGCTGGCGACGAAAGCTTCCGACCGTTTTTGGGCAAAGCCCTTGCCCTGCGGGCGAGCGGCCAAGACACCAAAGCCAAGTCGGCGTTCCAGCAGGCGCTCTCGCGGGCCCCAGAAAACCGCAAGGAGCGCATCGAGCAGTTAATGACCCAATCCCAATCGCCCCAGCGGGCTCAGCCATC
This genomic window contains:
- a CDS encoding phycocyanobilin lyase, whose translation is MVEQAPLTAERAIANLQQQDDLGLRYYAAWWLGRCQIARPAAVKALIAALDDELDRSPDGGYPLRRNAARALGKLGDRQAVPALIACLDASDYYVREAAAQSLEALGDARCVPALLQLLEGGLEAAQPVPGKPHLVQPYEAVLEALGTLQADEAIPYIRPFLDCSVAKVQYAAARALYQLTGEADYGERLVSALQADALPLRRAALMDLGAIGYRPAAEAIAQAPAENSLKLVALKGLLEHQLAAPAPEGDSQQLMALMDSLL
- a CDS encoding glycerol acyltransferase; the protein is MAVQAQLLERRDPRTIQSLMPAWRWFYRHYFRASSDGWHHLPATGAFLAVGSHNGGLAAPDTHMLAYEWFHRYGTQRPAYGLMHPRAFESPELARQLVQFGAIPAEPRIAIAALRRQAAVLVYPGGAQDVFRPYSQRHRIELAGHTGFIKLALREAVPIVPAISVGAHETLAVLTDCRGYIEQLERWHFPGIESAVDGVFPIYLGLPWGVACGPAVNFPLPARIHLRWCEPIYFPRYGRAAANDRRYVADCYERVRRAMQRSLDALVRERHASRGWLEGVLPGLPGRDPS
- a CDS encoding glyoxalase, with the translated sequence MATRFKHVMLMVADVPAALAFYRDGLGLPVKQSSANWAELEADGTTLALHAADEPRVGSSPILSFQVDDIQTAVAGLEQQGAQLEGRIREPPFGKVAAMRSPDGHLLSLLQPAPAGASTQSPQ
- a CDS encoding phycobilisome linker polypeptide, whose product is MYNQNAFGTARLNNAGNRTYRIEVTGMRQNAETDRLGYSIRQSGRWSLIVPYNRLSDQMQRIARMGGQIVSVRPANVGA
- a CDS encoding cellulose synthase subunit BcsC, with amino-acid sequence MSSSSKRRIWIYATLAVVVLAFVGISVLPLVGGVFSNQQAQTRNASGGNSASPEELAARAQNYQRVLEREPQNVNALQGLVQVRLQQGKLEQAVPLIERLAQANPEQTQYRVLLAQAKQRTGDIEGAIQAYRQAVEAQPGNTEVLRGLVALLLQQDRAPEAIDHLQQALDAARAQGDDANVATLQLLLGQARAQQQRYEQAVAAYDRAIAAGDESFRPFLGKALALRASGQDTKAKSAFQQALSRAPENRKERIEQLMTQSQSPQRAQPSPEQTRPDSER
- a CDS encoding phycobilisome maturation protein — its product is MGASPVQERIQAIERADSHQSLTQAVWALAADPEEAAIPTLIEVLGYNNPGAAVAAVEGLVRLGEAAVPSLLAQLDGYDYGARAWAIRALARIGDPRALAVLLEAAGSDFALSVRRAAATGLGHLHWSQLAERERERAQLRALGVLLGVAQDPEWVVRYAAIAGLQALATAQPQLRRQAIAQCARLEASDSDAAVRARAALAREQLQPGSK